The genomic DNA TCTCCGGCggcctgcaccacctgctccGCCTCGGTTTCCTGCCGgtggccgccggcccgccggcccctcctccacctcggGCTCGCGCCATCTAGGGGTCAAAAAAGATAACTGAGATGAGGCTACGCGCGGAGCCGGACGGAGCCACGTCGTTTTCGTGGCTCCGCCTCGTGCGTGGAAGTCGCTAAGGGCTCCAGCTGCGGCTCCTGGCTTGAAGCTGCTCCATTTTGCCCCCTTTGGCGGGGCTCCGGCCGGAGCCGTGTTGGAGCCTGTTTTGGAGGCCTGCTAAAGAGGCCCGAGCTTATCACCAGGACGCCCCGGGCCCACCACCACGCCGGCAGGAGGCCCTCTCACGACGCGTGCGGGCCACCCTGACATGAGGACCAGACTGTCCGGTCCCCACCCGTCGTGACGGCCTTGATGGCTGATggctccgcggccgcgccgcgccgggctTAGGGCTGCCACGGTGGCGCCCGACACGCGGTGCGCTGCCATTGGGCGGAGGGACTCGGAGGCAGCCCTTTTCTACGCCCCGGGGGAGGGCCGCCCCTTCGCAAGAGCTTCCCCATTTCGAACGCCGGAGCGCGAGGAAGACGCACGCAGAGGAGGTATGGCTCCGCCCCCCGCTCCGCTCCTCCCTACCCCCGCTCTCATCGTCCGTTGGTTGGATCACTGCTGCTTCGATTCACTTTGTTCCCTGTTGTCTGCTCGTATTTTCGCTGGATTTTTCTTTCACCTAAACCTCTCGTTTACGCGCGGATTTGCCGGCGCGTTTACTGTTGGTTTGGCTCCCTTCAGATCGAACAGGCTAGTTCAGTGATCCATGGCCGCTTGATCTGACGCGATTACCGTGTGAAACTGTCGAAGCCTGTATCCGCTGATTCTGGTGTGCGCATGTTGATAGAATGATTGGTAGTTTTTACGGCTGATAATTTGTATTTCCCCTGCTTGTTCGTGATTGTAGTTTTTCAGATCTGGGGCTTCGGTAGGTTAAACGAGGTGTCAAGCTTGGGGACATCTAAGTTTCGAATACATAAGCTTTCAAAATATTCTACCATCAAGTTTACTTGAGGTTTATATGGAGGCAAAATTATCCAAGTAGATGCTGTAGTACTCGCTTTTACAGTTAAAGCGCAGTTAATAGCTGTTTATAGTTCTGTGCTTGGAATTGTGCTATACGGTAATGATTAAAAGTGCTATTTTTGAGCCATAAGGGAATTGATAGGGGTTGCCTGCAATTTCTTTTTCTACAATCCCCGTCTGAATTTGACTATGGTACCAGTGCCACAGATAATCAAGTGTTGACCAGTATATTCATGAATCCCAATCTTCCATGGAACATTTTAGCTTACTGCTTCTCACAATTCTGCAGATTTGGCACACTACAAAGATTAGAAACTGAATTGTAAGATGGCATCAGCGGAGCTTTCCCGTGAGGAGAATGTGTACATGGCCAAGCTCGCTGAGCAGGCTGAGAGGTACGAGGAGATGGTTGAGTTCATGGAGAAGGTAGCCAAGACCGTTGACTCGGAGGAGCTCACTGTCGAGGAGCGCAACCTCCTGTCTGTTGCCTACAAGAATGTCATTGGAGCCCGCCGTGCTTCATGGCGCATCATCTCCTCCATTGAGCAGAAGGAGGAGGGCCGAGGCAATGAGGACCGTGTAACACTCATCAAGGACTACCGTGGCAAGATTGAGACTGAGCTCACCAAGATCTGTGACGGCATCCTCAAGCTGCTCGAGTCCCACCTTGTGCCCTCATCCACTGCCCCCGAGTCCAAGGTATTCTACCTCAAGATGAAGGGTGATTACTACAGGTAATGCTGATGGCCAGTaagattttaaattttttatgggATTGTGTTTTCATTTGGCTGATTCAATTTTGATGATTAGATACCTTGCTGAGTTCAAGACTGGGGCTGAGAGAAAGGATGCTGCTGAGAATACCATGGTGGCATACAAGGCTGCCCAGGTGAACCTTTCCCCCCCTTAACCGGTGCACATTTTTTTATGAAGCATCATGCTTGCGATTTTTTTCTTTACTTCATAAATTATATATTATTACATAGTGTGCTGAAATCATCTGATTTGTGCTTCAATCAGGACATTGCTTTGGCTGAGCTAGCTCCAACTCACCCTATTAGGCTTGGCTTGGCACTTAACTTCTCAGTGTTCTACTATGAGATTCTCAACTCACCTGATCGCGCCTGCAGTCTTGCAAAGCAGGTTAGTTTTTCTGCATCACTTGATATATTGTTAGTGTATTATTTCTGTGGATATGGAAATGCTTGTGTATGGAATTCCTAATCTATTTTGGTGATATGCTGATGATGTACCATAAGACCATGCTAATTGTGCTGTAAGGAGAAAATGGGCATAGTGTGCCAATATTACACACTAGAGGACCATATGTACTATGTCACCTTTTTCTCCTATTTTGCATTTCCTGACTCGAATGCTGGTCACCTCCTTTGGTGTCACTTTATTACTGTTGATTATGTATGAAGCCTTGCATATAATGGATATTAAAACTGCATTAATATATAATACTATTTGCTTTTGGTTTTCACACCTGCCGTTAAAAATGTGTGCACTTTTTATGCAAGGATGGGTATGTGCACACTTTCTGATAGGGACAGGAAACCGAACGTTTTGGTTCCTTAGTATTCTTTTATTGACTTGTATAGCAATGGAAATTTCTTGGAATTAATATGTTGGGAGGCAATATCTTTTAATTGCTTGTCAACTGTTGTGCTGACTGTGCCCACGAGGAAAAGGATGCTATTGGTGTACCTAACCTTTCATTATTATCTGTCTTAAGTTGACCCCTACTTTGTTATGCCTATCAGCTGTCACGAATTTCAATTTGTCCTTGATCTGTTATACAAATTCTTTACATCTGCATCGAAGTGACTTTAGGAGAACAAATATTAATTTTTCTTTTGCAGTCGCTTAAATTGCCTGTTCTAAGTTTTGGGTTAGGTTAGGTGCCCTCAATAGGTCATAAATATCAcagttgtttttttttgccCTAGTGCAAAGATGGGTATTTAGCAATGCTGGCATTCAACCTTTTTATATGTATATACATGGTCAATTTTGTTTCTGAGAGTAGACTTTCTGTGGCTTGTGATGTTACTCAATCGTAATGCATGTCACCTTGTCGAAAGTAGCTTAACCCATGTGCTTGAATGTTTTAAATCCTGTCTAGTGTTCTGAACTACAGTTCAAAGATTTTGGTTATGTAAGTTTCTTCTTTATTGAAATATCACTGACATGCCACAGACATTATGCTGATGTTCCCTCCTTTGCAATCTGCAGGCTTTTGATGAGGCCATCTCGGAGCTGGACACCCTGAGCGAGGAGTCCTACAAGGACAGCACTTTGATCATGCAGCTCCTTCGTGATAACTTGACCCTATGGACATCCGACATCTCGGTAAGGCCCATTGCCCAAACATTAATTTTTTCTCGGCCCACGCCTTGTATCCTCCTGAAAAATTACACTGATTCACGAGCAAACGTATTCCTTGTCCTTGGCTGCAGGAGGACCCTGCTGAGGAGATCAGGGAGGCGCCGAAGCACGACTCAAGCGAGGGGCAGTAAAGCAGGCTTTACGTGCCCTAGAAACTAGTAGCTAGTGTTTGCTGCTGTCTAATGACACTATGCAAATGTTATCTGGACCCTGGTTTCTTCGGTGCGACGCTTGTAGCCGTGCTATGATTATTGTCGGCAAAATCTGGGGGCTCCCCATATGAGATGTTGCCGGGCAAGGCCTCGGTGCGTCCCACTTGTAGCAGGTGGGTTACACTGGAGCCAGGTTTGGTTGGGTAGGGAAGCCCCAAATACTGTTGGTGTCACTTGTATTTTTATCTTTTCATCGCTGTTTATTGTGAGTGGTCCTGCGTTAATTGCTGGTCCATGCTGTCGGTTCTTTTTTGGATTCTTTACAGGGGTGATTGGGGTATTCGCATTTTTACCCCCCGACCCATCTCAGCGATGAATCTTTTGCTTTGGTCGGGTAAGATGAGGTGAAGTTATCGCTGTGGTCGCTTGGCTGTGGTTGATGGCTGTTGCTGATTTGtcatgagagaacagtactgctgactggctggtagctggtggctggtgctgatttagtatgagataatagtactgctggctggttggctgacaagccaagcgaacacagtgtGGTTTGATCAACTATTTACTAGTTGTTTCTGCTCCAAAGGTGATTCGTAAATCTCTACTAAACCATGAATCCTACACTTTCGGTTATAATTCGAGATCTAGCTCTGAAAAAGgaaatttatatattttataAAAAGATAAAGGTCTGGCAAAACTGCTACATGGAAAGCTCAACCATCATGTTATGGAAGAAGGAAAGCGTCACAGATCACAATGAGCGACTCTGCGAGGTGGGAGCAATCGATGAAGCACGGACTCTACAAAACACAGTGAGCGACTACCAGTTGCGAGCAATCTATGACGCACGGGCTCTCCTCTCTTTTCTGGGCACAGGGCACTCCATTGTGCGGTCGGACCTCGACGAGTACTCACAGGATGACAGATTGACCGGACAGGATTCATTTCTGCAATGCGTTTCATGTTCATGTTTACAACGTCGGTGGAATCACGGCGTCTAACAATCTTCAGTTGGAGTACAAAGTGTACTACTCTAACATTTGACATTTGGCCcttatttagatgcataaagttttggCCGGAAAACACTGTAGtacttttgtttgtatttggtaattattgtcccgtcatgaattaactaggctcaaaagattcatgtcgcaaattataaacaaactgtgtaattagttattttatttagctacatttaatacttcatgcatgcgttcaaagattcgatatgGTGAGGAATCTTAtcaagttttggaattttgaaagcatctaaacaagggcttGAGAAGCAAGAAACAGATTGTTGCGTTCAGATATCATCAAGAGTCTCACCAGCTCTAATGTCAAAACCACAGAGTATTATTGGAAACTGAGGTAAACCTTGATGTTGAGATTTCAAGTCAGGCTACAGCTCTGTAAAGACCACATAATACAACAATGGTTACACAGGGCACAGCAGCCCCTCGCGTGGTACAAAGTAGAAGCTACAGAGGCTTGGCTGTTCTACGCTTTGTGTGCGGATAAATTTACCTCTGCTACTCAATTTCGGCTCGAGGCGTCGAGGATCATCTAATAACTTCAAAATTACAATTTGCGCTGCATCTACACATGTGTGAGTAAACAAATTTCAGGTCTCATTGCGGTTGGGCGATTGGCTCGACGGCGGTTCTGAACAGAAGAATGTGGACCTTGTCAACTGAGAAGTACAAGAAACCCCCCAAGGAGTGAGTGACATAGGAACCAAAGCTTGTGCCGACAATGCAGTGCCAGGCAGGCCCATATGTTGTATCAAAGTCCTTCACAAAAAGGTGAGGAATTAGTCATCAGATATCATGAAGAACAAGAATGGAAGAACacatttatttcaaaaaaaaagaatggaagAACACAGGGATGAAATGAAATTCTCAATACTTGAACCAAACAAAACATGAATCCATCAAGGCACCTAAAGCCTGTGCAAAACTGTGATATTTATGAGGATACCTAAATAAAAATACAGGTTGCATTGCATGCTAACCTAAGTTGAAGAATTTAAGAGAGCAAATTGATTTCTACAATATATAAGGTGTTAAACTCAGGAGCCATCTGTTAGTTCCTCTGCCACATAAAAAAACTGGTAGTTTCACTAAAATATCAATGGGTAATCAGACTATCAGATATTGCAGTTCGTAAGTAGCTGTAATGCTTTCAAAAACCACACCACTAATGGTGCAGCTTAGGAATAAGGAGGACAAGCCAACATATACAAGTAGTAGCCAAGTGAAAAGGCAGCAGGGGTGGTAACAGATCATGGTCCTAGTGGTCTCTCCACGCTCCAACTTGgcccttatatatttttagctcaaaattgtataagattagagtccgACCCTTAAGATTGTCTAGGCTAAATCCCTTTACCACCGTGCAAATCTAACACAGTAATTCTAAATGCTTCAATCATGGTTATATAATAATATCTCCAATTCAGAATTTGTTGGTTCAACTGACAGGTAAACTAAAGAAGTTTATCACCATTTTGATCAGATTAACAAAAGCCATGTCACGCACATTTACATCTCCTCGTGCCAACTTAGGGACCGAGAAAGCATGGAGATGGAGTAACTTTTAGCCCTAAAAAATGTGCAGGACCCATCAGATCCTGGAATCAACAGCTGAGATCAAGCTCGGCTTAACCATGACAACTTCCCATCCAAAGTTGATCTGAGCTATGTGATTCTATAGCCAAAGGACTACGAGGTAGCATTACATCAGCAAGCTGTCAAGCACCCTAACATTTTCACATTCTCCTCCTACAATCCTCTACCACCTCTTCTCCCTGCTGCCTCTAGCTTCTCTGTAGCACAAAAACATCAGCCCTTCATTGATGGGCCAGTCTTCCATGTTCACCTCCAATTATGATTGCAACATGAAACTGCTGACCACCTATAGCAGCAAACTTACTAACTATTATTGCCCATCCTCTGAGTACAACATATATCATAAATCGAGTTATCTTTCAGCTGCATAGTGGACCACCTCCAATAAATGAAAAGCCTGAATGAACCATCTGATCTGGCGCCATCTCAACCTCCTATTTCATTTTGGCCAAAGTGGCATTTGCATCAAACTCGACCCCCTACCCGACAAACATGGCAAGGTATTTCCAATACTCTCTACAAGTTAAAAAAAACTAGGAAGGTAAAATTAAGCTCTACATCTTACTCCAAATCGAATTAACCAGGAATCTCTGCATGCATTTGTCTTTTTGATTTGTGGCCGTCCACAGCGATGGATAAAATAAACATGCTCGGTATTTGACTTAACAATTGAGAAACTTGTTTAGctcagcaaaaaaaaatggcAAATGAACAAGAGCGGTAATATTTCAGTCCACTATACCTTCTTGAGCGCGAGCGCGAGGCGCTTGGTCTCGAGCCGCGGCATGGCGGCGACAGCCTCGACGGCGATCCGGACGGCGCGCCGCTGCAGCGGCAGCGCCATGTCCGCGGCGCGCACGCACGCCGCCAccttcctcccctccccctTCGCCTTGGCCTTCACGGCCGCTCTCTCCTTCGCCTtggcctccccctcctcctccttccctcccttcccctcaccgacgcgcgccgccgccttcagcCCCGGCTCCACGGCATCCGCCTTGGCCTCCTCCGCtacctccggctccggctccggctgggGCGGGTCGGCGAGCCTGGTGCGGCGGACGAGCGCGCTGAGGTAGCGGCTGCGGCGCTCGAGCTCCTCGGAGGCCGGGTCCATGGTCAGCGGACGCGCGGAGTGCGGACGGATCCTCTCTCACCCAGCACTAGTGAACAGTCAGTGAGCACTCAGCAGCGgcggaggcaacggggcatggTGACCGGCGAGACCGCGGGCCGTGGGAGGAGATGGGAGGGAGATGCCGAGGTGATCTGTCTCGGGGGAGCGGTGGTCGGCTGGGTTTTGCCTTGGGGTTTGGCCGTTTTTGCGGGGCGAGTTTTGGTTGCTGCTCCTGGAATTCGTGGGAGCAGCTTTTGAGACGAGGCGTCGGTCTGCTTCACCCGAACGAGCTTGTTTTTTGctgtttggactttggagccGCTTGTGTAATTGTGTTTGGGTTTTGGGGTCGTTGGATGGATGCATGCAGTTCGatgttcggggggggggggggggggggggggggtcgcacGCACACCACCACACCACAGTATTTCCTTTTGAGGCTTTGACACGGTCTTTTATTTTTTACTTAACCGTACCTGTGTTAGAGTTAAGGATACAGTACAAAGGACCATACACATACAGATACAGTGAGATAGGATACAGAGGACAACTGTACCACCATATTTGGCCAGAGGGCCCTGACAAACAAagaaattacaaacaagtccctaggaCCTCCGCACACTGAAGCTTCCGGAAACTGGCgacagccgccaccgccgccggccgcccgacgCCGTAGCCACCACCCCCAGGTCGAAAGGAGCTCCATCGCCGCCTGGCTTTGAGAGGAACCGCAGAAGACACTTGCCTTAGACGAGATGAAGGCAATGCCGTAGATCCATTGGTCGGGGACACGCCCCAAGCTCCGACGACTTTGGAGCCAAACTCGTCGGCGATGACCGAAGCCGCCGCGGGAAGAACGAGTCCGCTCCACTCTCCAAGCTTGCACCAAATCCACAGCCATCTCTGCATCAGCAAAACAAAAGTCCGGCGAACATACCTCCCACACGGGCCAACAAGCCGCCGGTGAACTCCTAGACACCACCTTCACAGACCTCGCACCAGCGCTGGAGAAAGCGCCGCTGCAGCAGGGACGAGGTCGAAGGAACTTATTCCCCAGCACCGATGACGCCTCtgcctcgccatcgccgcccggACAAGCAACCCGCGGA from Panicum virgatum strain AP13 chromosome 7N, P.virgatum_v5, whole genome shotgun sequence includes the following:
- the LOC120680861 gene encoding 14-3-3-like protein GF14-6; its protein translation is MASAELSREENVYMAKLAEQAERYEEMVEFMEKVAKTVDSEELTVEERNLLSVAYKNVIGARRASWRIISSIEQKEEGRGNEDRVTLIKDYRGKIETELTKICDGILKLLESHLVPSSTAPESKVFYLKMKGDYYRYLAEFKTGAERKDAAENTMVAYKAAQDIALAELAPTHPIRLGLALNFSVFYYEILNSPDRACSLAKQAFDEAISELDTLSEESYKDSTLIMQLLRDNLTLWTSDISEDPAEEIREAPKHDSSEGQ
- the LOC120683328 gene encoding uncharacterized protein LOC120683328 — its product is MDPASEELERRSRYLSALVRRTRLADPPQPEPEPEVAEEAKADAVEPGLKAAARVGEGKGGKEEEGEAKAKERAAVKAKAKGEGRKVAACVRAADMALPLQRRAVRIAVEAVAAMPRLETKRLALALKKDFDTTYGPAWHCIVGTSFGSYVTHSLGGFLYFSVDKVHILLFRTAVEPIAQPQ